From the Candidatus Poribacteria bacterium genome, the window TGTGAATCGCGTGGAGGTCTGTATCTCGTGCAAAGTCAATTTGGGTGCGCTCTCCGCCGATCCAGTAGTAGGGTCGTCCGCCCCGATCCAGCCGTGTGACAGCGTTTATACTGTAGTTCCCACGGTCTTGCCGTGTAATCTTGATGCCTTTCACATCGGAAAGCGGACAATTCGGCACATTCACATTAAGCAGGATATGGCTCGGCATCCCCTTCTCGATCACCTGCTTCGCAATGCGGCACGCAATCGCTCCCGCCGTTTTGTAGTGGAAGTCGGATTGCTGTTCTCCTACCCCCTCTAAAGCGAGGGAAACCGCAATTGACGGAATCCCTGCGAGTGTTCCTTTTTTCGCCGCTCCAACCGTGCCTGAAAAATGAATATCAGCTCCAAGATTGTGCCCCTGATTGATGCCCGAAACCAGCAATTTTGGGGGTTCAGGGAGTAGGGTCCCCAATGCAAGGTCTACGCAATCGACAGGCGTCCCATCAACCGCGTAGGCGCGGGGCCGAACCTGTTTGGCTCTGAGCGGCTGATGAAGTGTAATCGCCATGCCGACAGCGCTCCGCTCCCGATCCGGTGCCACAACATAAACCTCATCGAGGGTTTCGAGTGTCTCTGCGAGAATCTTTAAGCCCGGTGCGTCAATCCCATCGTCGTTGGTTACAAAAATCATATTTTAACCTTCGCAAACCGTCGCTTTCCGACCTGCAAGATGGCTTCCCCCTGCAACGAGACTTCCAGTCTAGGATCCGTGATTCTGTCACCATCAAGGCGAACTCCACCTTGCTGCACCAATCGTCTCGCCTCGCTGGAACTCTTGGCAAAACCGGCTTGCTGCATTAGATGGGCGATCCAGATCTTGCCGTCAGTGAGCGAGGACGCCGGAATAGCAACTTCGGGTAGATCATCGGGAAGCTGTCGATCGCGGTGTACCCTGTCAAACTCCGCTTCGGCTGCCTGTGCTGCATCAGCGTTGTGGTAGATTGTCACAATCTCGCGGGCAAGCCGTTGCTTGACTGTCTTCGGGTGAACAGTGCCGCCCGCCAATTGCTCCTCAAACTCACGAATCTCATCGAGCGGCACATCCGTTGCCAACTCAAAGTAGGTAGACATCAACTCATCGGAGATGGACATCAACTTGGCGTACATTTCGGAGGGAGGTTCGTAGATCCCGACGTAGTTCCCCAACGATTTGCTCATTTTTTCAGCCCCATCAAGACCAACGAGTAGGGGCATTAGCAGGGTTACTTGGGGTTCTTGGTCATAAGCGCGTTGGAGGTCACGTCCCATCAGGATATTGAACTTCTGGTCTGTCCCGCCCATCTCTACATCTGCTTCCAAGACGACAGAATCGTAGCCCTGACAAATCGGGTAAAGGAGTTCATGCATCCCGATCGAAGCACCGTCATGAAGCCGATTCGTAAAGTCATCGCGCTCCAATATTCGCGCCACCGTTGTTTGGGCGCTCAGTCTAATGACATCCGCAAAAGACATCTCATCAAGCCATTCACTGTTGAAAACGACGCGGGTTTTGTCTTCGTCCAGAATCATACAATACTGGTCTGCATAGGTCTTCGCGTTATGTTTGACCTCTTCCGCTGTCAGCTGTGGTCGTGTCTTCGATTTGCCGCTCGGATCTCCGATTGTCGCCGTAAAGTCGCCGATGATAAGGATAACTTCGTGTCCAAGATCCTGAAACTGGCGCAGTTTGCGTAAGACAACTGCAATGCCGAGGTGGATATCCGGTGCTGTCGGATCCAATCCAAGTTTGATCCGCAGGGGTCGTTTCTCTGTTCTGGCGGCTTCCAATTTTTGAGCGAGTTCTGACTCAGAGATAATCTCTGCCGTCCCCCTGCGTATGAGTGCCACCTGTTCGTCGATGCTCAATTCTGCCTGCACGTTGTATTCCTCAATACCTCCCCCGATAAAACATCGGGACTAAGAAGTCTGTTGTTTAGAACCTATTTCAATAGTAGGTGACAAAGCCATTTTTAGGGTATAAGATTTGCCCCAAAAATCCCGGATTTGAGATATAGCGCAGGTTCTTAGCCATCACGGTTTTGCCAATCAATTTCATCAAGGGTCTGTGCGTTCAGCACTCTCTCAAAAAGCGAGTCCAAACGGGCAAGACTCTGTATCAAGGTAATCTCATTGGTAACAGATTCAGGAACGGACTCAAATTGGAAACGTATCAGCTTGAGGAGTGCCTCCTGTTTCGCTCGTGTCTCACCTTGTTCAATGAGATGTTCAGCCATTGTCTGCGCCATGATTCCTACCTCCTCCCTGTCTGATGGCTGTTCGATTTGTTGGTCAACAAGTGTACTCAATTCTGCGTGTTCATCAGCCGGACGACGATGCAAAATCAACAATAGTAGATAGGATATCGCCCGTCGCCGCTGCTGCGCTTGTTCTTCACCAAGAGTGTTGATGTGTGACATCGCTTCGATTAGCGCAGTCCTTATCGCTTCCTTGTTCGCATGTTCTTTTTGCAAGACAGTTAGCAACCAGCCGAGGGGATGGTCAAATTTCGTTAAGTCCGATTCATCGGTCTCCTTGACACTTAGAAATAGTATATCAAACGTCGGGACAAACCGCGAAAACATATCGGGGATGTCCATTATTGCATTGAGGGTCAGCGGGGTGTGCCATCGCCGTTCGCCGGTGTAAAACAGAATCGGGAGAATCGAACGAAAACGCCACTGGCTTTTGGGGACATTGTCCGATTCCCATTCCCGGCGTTGGGAATCCCAAATCTGAGTCATGTAGAACAGCACTCGAAATCCCATTGTTGAATCAACCGTGGATTGGTGTTCAATAAGGATATAGATGAGCAGCTCGTCCGCTTCCGACTCGCTCTGCAATGGAACGCTAAATACGAGGTCGGACTCCTGTTCTCGAAGGTTGTCGGGAATAAAACTCCTGTTAATCTGTGAAAGTTGGCTGACGATTTCCACCAATCCGCGGACGTTTTCTTTGTCTTGGAACAACCATCGGGCACTCCGGTCGGGAAAATGTTCAATTCGGATATCGAAAAAATTGAGTATTTCTGTTTCTTCAGCCATAGCTCCTTAGATTTTCAAACAAGCTCTTAGAAGTAATATCATTTGAAGAGTGTGTTGGCTAATTATACTACAGATTGAAAGATTGAGTCAACAGATAAACAGGGACAATTCCGCTATCTATCCCCTTTGCAGGATTACCATTTCCAAATCGAGATCTGCGTGATATAATGTGATTAGCGTGTTACTTTTGTGAACTTTTGAAACTTTTCCCTAATTGTGGAGATTTTCAAGTTGTGATTCACGTCCAAGAACTGTGTAAATCTTTTCAGCAGAAACCGATTCTCACTGATCTGAATTTTCATTTGGAAACTGGGGATCGTTTGGCACTGTTGGGTCCAAACGGTTCAGGCAAGACACTGCTCATAAAGATTATAGCAACGCTGATTAAGCCGACCTCCGGTTCTATAGAGATTGCTGGATATGATGCGACGAAGGATCTCCGTGATGTCCGCCCACTCATCGGCTATATTCCCGAAACCTTTGAGGGATATCCTACCCTCTCTATTCAGGAATATCTTGAGTTTTTTGCTGCCGCATACAAAATAGAAAAGAGACAGCGTGCGACGGGTATCCAAGATGTTCTGGATCTGATGGATCTGGCGATGCTGCGAGACGAAAAGATCGAACACCTATCACTCGGTCAGAAACAACGTCTATGTTTAGCTAAGACCTTCTTGCACGATCCGTTGGTGTGGTTGATTGACGCACCCGTAGCGCTCTTAGATCCACAGGGGCAAGCTGAAATGGGAGCATTAATCCAAGAACTGGGCGCGATGGGAAAAACGGTGATTCTGGCGACAAACAGTCTGACCGAGGTGATCACCCCGTGCAACCGTGTCGGCATCTTGAGCGAGGGGCACTTGGCATTTTACGGAGAGATGCGCGACATCTCCGAGCGGTAAATCGAAGTCACGTCGGATATGGAGGCGGCTCAAGCGATTCTGGAGGAAAGATCGGATATAATTTCCCTACAAACTACGGACGCGCTCATCCAGATCGAATCACATATGACGGAGGCAGAAGCCAATAACTTACTGAAAGATTTGATTCGTGGCGATGTCACGGTTTCACGTTTTCAAAGGGTTGAATACGGATTAGCGGATCTCTTTTCAGATATTACGAATCC encodes:
- a CDS encoding ABC transporter ATP-binding protein produces the protein MIHVQELCKSFQQKPILTDLNFHLETGDRLALLGPNGSGKTLLIKIIATLIKPTSGSIEIAGYDATKDLRDVRPLIGYIPETFEGYPTLSIQEYLEFFAAAYKIEKRQRATGIQDVLDLMDLAMLRDEKIEHLSLGQKQRLCLAKTFLHDPLVWLIDAPVALLDPQGQAEMGALIQELGAMGKTVILATNSLTEVITPCNRVGILSEGHLAFYGEMRDISER
- a CDS encoding Rpn family recombination-promoting nuclease/putative transposase gives rise to the protein MAEETEILNFFDIRIEHFPDRSARWLFQDKENVRGLVEIVSQLSQINRSFIPDNLREQESDLVFSVPLQSESEADELLIYILIEHQSTVDSTMGFRVLFYMTQIWDSQRREWESDNVPKSQWRFRSILPILFYTGERRWHTPLTLNAIMDIPDMFSRFVPTFDILFLSVKETDESDLTKFDHPLGWLLTVLQKEHANKEAIRTALIEAMSHINTLGEEQAQQRRRAISYLLLLILHRRPADEHAELSTLVDQQIEQPSDREEVGIMAQTMAEHLIEQGETRAKQEALLKLIRFQFESVPESVTNEITLIQSLARLDSLFERVLNAQTLDEIDWQNRDG
- the surE gene encoding 5'/3'-nucleotidase SurE, encoding MIFVTNDDGIDAPGLKILAETLETLDEVYVVAPDRERSAVGMAITLHQPLRAKQVRPRAYAVDGTPVDCVDLALGTLLPEPPKLLVSGINQGHNLGADIHFSGTVGAAKKGTLAGIPSIAVSLALEGVGEQQSDFHYKTAGAIACRIAKQVIEKGMPSHILLNVNVPNCPLSDVKGIKITRQDRGNYSINAVTRLDRGGRPYYWIGGERTQIDFARDTDLHAIHNRRVSITPVQLDFTDHALITPLKAWLDDENMQL
- a CDS encoding tyrosine--tRNA ligase, translated to MQAELSIDEQVALIRRGTAEIISESELAQKLEAARTEKRPLRIKLGLDPTAPDIHLGIAVVLRKLRQFQDLGHEVILIIGDFTATIGDPSGKSKTRPQLTAEEVKHNAKTYADQYCMILDEDKTRVVFNSEWLDEMSFADVIRLSAQTTVARILERDDFTNRLHDGASIGMHELLYPICQGYDSVVLEADVEMGGTDQKFNILMGRDLQRAYDQEPQVTLLMPLLVGLDGAEKMSKSLGNYVGIYEPPSEMYAKLMSISDELMSTYFELATDVPLDEIREFEEQLAGGTVHPKTVKQRLAREIVTIYHNADAAQAAEAEFDRVHRDRQLPDDLPEVAIPASSLTDGKIWIAHLMQQAGFAKSSSEARRLVQQGGVRLDGDRITDPRLEVSLQGEAILQVGKRRFAKVKI